Proteins from a genomic interval of uncultured Methanocorpusculum sp.:
- a CDS encoding N-acetyltransferase, with translation MEYFQVRTYTSADYEALCRLDEPLFEGMGGHVLFRHIEELFPNLFFVAENTQTHEIIGYILGGIHFNDPKTGKLIRIGVKSDCQRMDVGGRLVSALFTEMKNQGVKKVHLTVADTNTAAISFYLKKGFQIKRRDDKYFYPNASRLILEKEL, from the coding sequence ATGGAATATTTCCAGGTCAGAACCTATACTTCAGCAGATTATGAAGCTCTTTGCCGATTGGATGAACCGCTTTTCGAGGGAATGGGAGGGCATGTCCTCTTTCGCCACATTGAAGAGCTCTTCCCGAATCTGTTTTTTGTAGCAGAAAACACACAGACGCATGAGATCATAGGGTATATTCTTGGAGGTATCCATTTCAATGATCCAAAAACAGGGAAACTGATCAGGATCGGCGTGAAAAGCGACTGCCAGAGAATGGATGTGGGCGGGCGGCTCGTATCCGCGCTTTTTACCGAGATGAAAAATCAGGGAGTGAAGAAAGTACATTTAACGGTGGCCGATACGAATACCGCCGCAATATCGTTCTATCTGAAAAAGGGTTTTCAGATCAAAAGAAGAGACGACAAATACTTTTACCCGAATGCTTCAAGGCTCATTCTGGAAAAAGAGCTTTAA
- a CDS encoding tRNA(His) guanylyltransferase Thg1 family protein: MKDREIFAGLSTTVPFVLRLDGRSFHRFSKDRYKKPYDKVFSDAMVKTARALVTDSGLSPSFAYTFSDEISLYVPAPVFDCRVEKLASVSAAFAASAFTLYAGASEPLAFDARVIPMEDGLFPAYLSWRQAEAWRNHMNGYAQKLLSDEGVSPTNAQKQLDGMNAAALHEFAFSRGVNLALTPAWERRGICIYRDVVMRDGYNPIKDEKVLVERTIAVIDEDVPLFKSPEGTAWVLSKIR; this comes from the coding sequence ATGAAAGATCGTGAGATTTTTGCCGGTCTTTCCACAACCGTCCCTTTTGTCCTGCGGCTTGACGGCCGATCCTTCCATCGTTTTTCCAAAGACAGGTACAAAAAGCCCTACGACAAGGTCTTTTCCGATGCAATGGTGAAAACGGCCCGGGCTCTCGTGACCGACAGCGGTCTCTCTCCCTCGTTTGCCTACACGTTTTCCGATGAGATCAGTCTCTATGTGCCGGCTCCGGTTTTCGACTGCCGTGTGGAAAAGCTGGCGTCCGTTTCGGCAGCTTTTGCCGCCTCGGCGTTTACATTGTATGCAGGAGCATCCGAGCCGCTGGCGTTTGATGCCCGGGTCATTCCGATGGAAGATGGACTGTTTCCCGCTTATCTTTCATGGCGGCAGGCAGAAGCGTGGAGAAATCATATGAACGGCTATGCTCAAAAACTCCTCTCAGATGAGGGGGTTTCACCAACGAATGCGCAGAAACAACTGGATGGGATGAATGCCGCCGCGCTGCATGAGTTCGCATTTTCGCGTGGTGTGAACCTCGCGTTGACGCCGGCATGGGAAAGGCGCGGGATCTGCATCTACCGTGATGTCGTGATGCGTGACGGGTATAATCCCATAAAGGATGAAAAGGTCTTGGTGGAACGAACCATTGCCGTCATCGATGAAGATGTGCCGCTCTTCAAATCGCCTGAAGGAACGGCCTGGGTCCTTTCAAAGATCCGCTGA
- a CDS encoding PRC-barrel domain-containing protein, whose product MKWQISELFGMSVYSDKAVFLGKVEDVVLDVTNKKISGLALSNVNKDVIDTKNYLGVIIPYRIVKEVGDIIIVRHIPGAFKVAGEPLFGE is encoded by the coding sequence ATGAAGTGGCAGATATCAGAACTTTTCGGGATGAGTGTCTATTCCGATAAAGCAGTATTCCTCGGCAAGGTGGAGGATGTGGTCTTGGACGTTACCAATAAAAAAATCAGCGGCCTCGCTCTATCAAACGTGAATAAAGATGTTATCGACACGAAGAATTATCTGGGAGTCATCATCCCCTACCGGATCGTTAAAGAAGTTGGCGACATCATCATAGTCCGGCACATCCCCGGGGCCTTCAAGGTTGCCGGCGAACCCTTATTCGGGGAATAA